A single window of Solanum dulcamara chromosome 5, daSolDulc1.2, whole genome shotgun sequence DNA harbors:
- the LOC129890110 gene encoding probable membrane-associated kinase regulator 2, with amino-acid sequence MEAFSLLKYWRGGGATGVFSTDAAGAKTRSTVLTAVGSNSSESDSDGDGDGDDGPFFDLEFTALPEVEEEEEVKVEENERCKISSNKEEEAEEGDGSESENEGELKFTLSRSSSSVDGTDPNVSLSPSDDLFFKGSLVPIEPSSLLISASEANSKFSSSLLKSATKFRVLMLKLKKPKSNATTKNGKSEGDGDGDGSGSVSATPKPQRIKVLDEEKEEPQNRTQRKFLTVKFKVEEVPIKSLFTRDSSSESNNHSKIQKRNPEEACSTNAANSASDEKKFSKDVMQKYLKKVKPLYIRVSKRYGEKLRFSGQLSLTGNAANKAGSSPPPSAAAKAEPATDAPPEAEKNQKQGNIPTGLRIVRKHLGKSRSASSAVVAASPVASNRRDDSLLQQQDAIQGAILHCKRSFNSSRDSESSILSRSASDASHEKSTNLTTDSSALEEAIAVRN; translated from the exons ATGGAAGCTTTCAGTTTACTCAAGTACTGGCGTGGTGGTGGCGCCACCGGAGTTTTCTCAACCGATGCCGCCGGTGCTAAAACTCGTTCGACCGTACTTACTGCAGTTGGTTCTAACTCATCGGAATCTGATTCCGACGGAGATGGAGACGGAGATGATGGACCGTTTTTTGACTTGGAGTTCACCGCTCTTCctgaagttgaagaagaagaagaggtgAAAGTAGAAGAAAACGAAAGGTGTAAAATTAGTTCAAATAAGGAGGAGGAGGCTGAGGAAGGAGATGGAAGTGAGTCGGAGAATGAAGGAGAACTGAAATTCACGCTTTCCCGGTCTAGTTCGAGTGTTGATGGTACGGATCCCAATGTATCACTTTCGCCGTCTGATGATCTTTTCTTCAAAGGTAGTTTGGTTCCAATCGAGCCTTCATCGCTGTTGATATCCGCCTCGGAGGCGAACTCTAAATTTTCTTCGTCACTATTAAAGTCCGCAACTAAGTTTAGAGTGTTAATGCTGAAACTAAAGAAGCCAAAATCAAATGCAACAACAAAAAATGGAAAATCTGAAGGTGATGGTGATGGCGATGGCAGTGGCTCTGTTTCAGCTACTCCGAAACCACAAAGGATTAAAGTATTAGATGAGGAAAAAGAGGAGCCTCAAAATCGAACGCAGAGGAAGTTCTTAACGGTAAAGTTTAAGGTTGAAGAAGTTCCTATTAAGTCGTTGTTTACCAGAGATAGCAGCTCAGAAAGCAACAACCACAGCAAAATACAGAAGCGGAATCCGGAGGAAGCATGTTCAACAAATGCAGCAAATTCAGCTTCCGATGAGAAGAAATTTTCTAAAGATGTGATGCAGAAATACTTGAAAAAAGTGAAACCTCTGTACATTCGCGTCTCTAAACGTTACGGCGAAAAGCTCAGGTTCTCCGGACAGTTAAGTTTAACAGGTAATGCTGCAAATAAGGCCGGTTCTTCACCACCTCCGTCCGCGGCCGCGAAGGCAGAACCGGCGACAGACGCACCACCGGAGGCTGAGAAGAATCAGAAGCAAGGGAATATCCCGACAGGGCTGCGAATAGTTCGTAAGCATTTGGGGAAAAGCAGATCGGCGTCGTCGGCGGTTGTCGCCGCGTCGCCGGTAGCATCTAACCGTCGAGACGACTCGCTATTGCAGCAACAAGACGCAATTCAAGGCGCCATTTTACACTGCAAGAGGTCTTTCAATTCATCTAGAG ATTCAGAGTCATCCATTTTATCACGCTCAGCAAGCGATGCATCACATGAAAAATCAACGAACTTAACGACAGATTCATCTGCATTAGAGGAGGCCATAGCAGTGAGAAACTAA